From a region of the Aeoliella mucimassa genome:
- a CDS encoding exosortase/archaeosortase family protein has product MSSTSVPQGVSFIGNSSELQPQSPADQRWSLVALLTGMALLIGIYWNSFTIVKDFWLDDTYSHGWIIPLLAIFLMWCQRKPLGGAIDRDQENKNMMIVGVPLAVSLTVYMLGFHAIGWVLYAVSLLICLGVVFRFHEFEVFGPMDRWIGAGLVMVSLAIRLFGTYRDNLPIDRYTFLPAMVGVFLMVGGMPLIRRMWASILFLFFMMPIPSIVEGKLLWSLQRVAAMASTTILQVLGVIAHRTGSQIHVDGLEQTLEVVGACAGMRMVTIFSAMVIALVLIIERPWWEKLILLISALPIAIITNVIRITATALLYLAVEHSAEKEFWHQVIHDWAGLAMIGVAFGIMWFEYKVLSWLFVEESGDALHSMNVPGGVPTARS; this is encoded by the coding sequence ATGAGCAGCACCTCGGTTCCTCAAGGCGTCAGTTTCATCGGCAATTCGTCGGAGTTGCAGCCCCAATCTCCTGCCGATCAGCGTTGGAGTTTGGTCGCTCTGTTGACCGGCATGGCTTTGTTGATTGGGATCTATTGGAATAGCTTCACGATTGTCAAAGACTTCTGGCTCGACGACACCTACTCGCACGGGTGGATAATCCCGCTGCTAGCGATTTTTCTGATGTGGTGCCAGCGTAAGCCGTTGGGGGGGGCGATTGATCGCGACCAGGAAAACAAAAACATGATGATCGTGGGGGTGCCGCTGGCGGTATCCCTGACCGTTTACATGCTGGGGTTCCACGCCATTGGCTGGGTGCTGTATGCCGTTTCGTTGCTCATTTGCCTGGGGGTCGTCTTCCGGTTCCACGAGTTCGAGGTATTCGGGCCAATGGACCGCTGGATCGGCGCAGGGCTGGTGATGGTCTCCCTGGCCATACGGCTCTTCGGGACCTACCGAGATAATCTGCCGATCGACCGGTATACCTTCCTGCCAGCGATGGTCGGGGTGTTCTTGATGGTCGGGGGCATGCCGCTGATTCGGCGGATGTGGGCCTCGATCCTGTTTCTCTTCTTTATGATGCCGATTCCTTCGATCGTAGAAGGAAAGCTGCTGTGGAGTTTGCAGCGTGTCGCTGCGATGGCCAGCACGACGATTCTGCAGGTGCTCGGCGTTATCGCCCACCGCACTGGTTCGCAGATTCACGTCGATGGGCTCGAGCAGACGCTGGAAGTAGTCGGTGCGTGTGCTGGCATGCGAATGGTCACCATCTTTTCGGCCATGGTCATTGCACTGGTGCTGATTATCGAACGTCCCTGGTGGGAGAAGCTGATCCTGCTGATCAGCGCGCTGCCGATTGCCATTATTACCAATGTGATCCGCATTACTGCTACCGCCTTGCTTTACCTGGCGGTGGAGCACTCGGCGGAGAAGGAATTCTGGCATCAAGTCATTCACGACTGGGCCGGGCTTGCCATGATCGGCGTGGCCTTCGGCATCATGTGGTTTGAATACAAGGTCCTTTCGTGGTTGTTTGTCGAGGAGTCGGGCGACGCCTTGCACTCGATGAATGTCCCCGGCGGTGTTCCCACGGCCAGGTCCTAA